Proteins encoded in a region of the Paenibacillus sp. W2I17 genome:
- a CDS encoding iron chelate uptake ABC transporter family permease subunit: MSDLASRNPLNIEIDSSRRPKKRSARAFRTKKEEKRYWILLITLIVLGVFASVGLLIYNNPVPVSSPSFIPVVTRRVVALVSMLIAAICQSLSTVAFQSITNNRIITPSLLGFDAIYSTIHTSTIFFLGATVFVNFSGVDSFLYQVAAMVIMCLILYGWLLSGKYGNLQLLLLVGIIIGTGLRSVSSFMRRLLAPSEFDILQARMFASVNNADSAYFPIAIPIVIIAAILLLANAKRLNVLSLGKDVSTSLGTKHQSSVIYTLVLVSILMAISTALVGPLTFYGFLVAILSYQAAQTYDHRYVFPMALAIGFVILTGAYFVMNHVFNAQGVVSIIIELVGGLTFLIVILRKGSL, translated from the coding sequence ATGAGCGACTTAGCAAGTAGAAATCCACTGAATATCGAAATCGATTCTAGCCGTCGTCCTAAAAAAAGATCAGCTAGAGCCTTCCGTACCAAGAAAGAAGAAAAGCGTTATTGGATTTTGCTTATAACATTAATTGTTCTGGGCGTTTTTGCATCAGTTGGGCTACTGATTTATAACAATCCGGTTCCTGTGTCTTCGCCTTCTTTCATACCTGTTGTTACAAGAAGGGTAGTTGCTCTGGTTTCAATGCTGATCGCTGCAATTTGCCAAAGTTTATCCACGGTTGCTTTTCAATCGATTACGAATAACAGAATTATAACTCCGTCTCTTTTAGGTTTTGATGCTATTTATTCAACCATTCATACGAGTACTATATTTTTCCTTGGTGCTACGGTATTTGTGAATTTTAGCGGTGTTGATTCCTTCTTATATCAAGTTGCTGCAATGGTCATCATGTGTTTAATCCTTTATGGATGGCTGCTTTCCGGAAAATACGGTAATTTACAACTTCTGCTTCTGGTCGGTATTATCATTGGGACCGGGCTGAGGTCTGTATCCTCGTTTATGAGAAGACTTCTTGCACCGTCCGAGTTTGATATTTTGCAGGCAAGAATGTTTGCTTCCGTGAATAATGCGGATTCTGCCTATTTCCCGATTGCGATTCCTATCGTCATCATTGCAGCAATCCTGCTACTTGCTAATGCCAAGAGGTTAAATGTACTGTCGCTTGGTAAGGATGTCTCAACTTCCTTGGGAACTAAACATCAAAGTAGTGTGATTTATACGCTGGTCCTGGTTTCCATTTTGATGGCCATTTCGACGGCTTTGGTTGGACCCCTTACATTCTATGGATTTTTAGTTGCGATTTTGAGTTATCAGGCCGCGCAAACCTATGATCACAGATATGTTTTCCCAATGGCTCTTGCGATAGGGTTTGTGATCTTAACCGGTGCATACTTTGTTATGAATCATGTTTTCAATGCCCAAGGTGTTGTTTCCATCATTATAGAATTGGTTGGCGGACTAACATTTTTAATTGTGATTTTAAGGAAGGGTTCTTTATGA
- a CDS encoding alanyl-tRNA editing protein — translation MTQKIYYDSAYTREWHTTITGKVDKEDGVYVTLAETAFYPHGGGQPCDLGQIGGIAVLDVNIEDGEVWHKLERAPEQNEVHCELDWDRRFDHMQQHTGQHLLSAITLKMTEAMTLSFHLGTEYDTIDVAAAELGASQLTAIEQEVNRQIYRNARINTSWVTAEEAAQLPLVKQPTVTEDIRIVEIEGVEYNACGGTHVSATGEIGIIKLLKTEKVKGGTRIYFKCGTRALNEFTATQNVLNSIMVKLKTSKDELLERIEKMELEQKQLQTELNAVKTTNDAYYAEELLAARQGLVIAQVFEDKSLKDMQSLATKLTADHEGLVLFASISEAKVVLAQNGQPPEWACGPFFKGNLGAYQGKGGGSEKMAQAGFASSEDALAFYEFTKEQLGHH, via the coding sequence ATGACGCAAAAAATCTATTATGACTCAGCTTATACAAGAGAGTGGCATACAACAATTACAGGCAAAGTGGATAAGGAAGATGGTGTATATGTCACGCTGGCGGAGACTGCTTTTTACCCGCATGGGGGTGGACAACCTTGTGATCTGGGACAAATTGGCGGCATCGCTGTTCTGGATGTGAACATCGAAGATGGCGAGGTGTGGCATAAGCTGGAACGCGCCCCTGAGCAGAACGAAGTACATTGTGAGCTGGATTGGGATCGAAGATTCGATCATATGCAGCAGCATACGGGACAGCATCTGTTATCGGCAATCACGCTGAAGATGACTGAAGCGATGACGCTCAGTTTCCATCTCGGTACGGAGTATGACACGATTGATGTGGCTGCGGCTGAACTGGGAGCGAGTCAATTGACCGCCATTGAACAAGAAGTGAATCGGCAGATCTATCGTAACGCTCGTATCAACACGTCCTGGGTTACAGCTGAAGAGGCTGCACAGTTACCACTGGTGAAGCAACCTACGGTAACGGAAGACATTCGCATCGTTGAGATCGAGGGTGTGGAGTATAACGCCTGCGGTGGAACTCATGTGTCCGCGACAGGTGAGATTGGGATCATCAAACTGTTGAAAACCGAAAAAGTGAAGGGCGGCACCCGCATTTATTTCAAATGTGGAACAAGAGCCCTGAATGAATTCACAGCTACACAAAACGTGCTCAACAGCATCATGGTTAAATTAAAGACCAGCAAGGACGAATTATTGGAGCGTATTGAGAAAATGGAACTGGAGCAAAAACAGCTGCAAACCGAGCTGAATGCAGTGAAAACAACCAATGATGCCTATTATGCGGAGGAACTTCTGGCCGCTCGGCAAGGGCTGGTGATTGCTCAGGTCTTTGAAGACAAATCGCTCAAGGATATGCAGAGCCTGGCTACCAAGCTGACGGCAGACCATGAGGGGCTTGTACTGTTCGCCAGTATCTCAGAGGCCAAAGTAGTTCTGGCACAGAACGGACAGCCGCCTGAATGGGCTTGTGGACCTTTCTTCAAAGGCAATCTTGGAGCCTACCAAGGCAAAGGTGGCGGCAGTGAAAAGATGGCTCAGGCAGGCTTTGCCAGCAGTGAAGATGCGCTTGCCTTTTATGAATTCACCAAGGAGCAGTTGGGACATCACTGA
- a CDS encoding ABC transporter ATP-binding protein produces MIQINNVKKTYAAEVEIGPLNIHIPKAGLTSLIGPNGAGKSTTLLMIGRLLDLDEGQIKVANMDVSTTKSKDLAKIVTVLRQENHFVTRLTVRQLAGFGRFPYSKGRLTDEDEAIISKYIDFLDLTDLENRYLDELSGGQRQRAYVAMVLCQETEYVLLDEPLNNLDVARSVRMMEHLRYAANEFGRTILTVMHDINFAAKYSDRICAMKDGQIAAFGTVDEVMDPEILTDIFETKIEIIDGPYGPIAIY; encoded by the coding sequence ATGATACAGATCAATAATGTCAAAAAAACCTATGCAGCCGAGGTAGAGATAGGCCCTTTGAATATTCATATACCCAAAGCCGGTCTTACTTCTTTAATTGGGCCCAATGGTGCGGGGAAGTCGACGACACTTCTGATGATCGGAAGACTTTTGGATTTGGACGAAGGTCAGATCAAGGTTGCCAATATGGATGTTTCTACAACCAAGTCAAAAGACTTGGCTAAAATTGTAACGGTTTTACGACAAGAAAATCATTTTGTCACAAGGCTTACCGTTAGGCAACTTGCTGGATTCGGACGGTTTCCTTATTCTAAGGGAAGATTAACGGATGAGGATGAAGCTATAATCTCTAAATATATTGATTTTCTAGACTTAACTGATCTGGAAAATAGATATCTAGATGAGCTTTCTGGTGGTCAGAGGCAAAGAGCTTATGTCGCCATGGTTTTGTGTCAGGAGACGGAATATGTACTTTTGGACGAGCCTCTGAACAATCTGGATGTTGCGCGTTCTGTTCGGATGATGGAGCATTTGAGATATGCTGCTAATGAATTCGGGAGAACCATTCTGACGGTTATGCATGATATCAATTTTGCTGCCAAATATTCGGATCGAATATGTGCGATGAAAGATGGACAAATTGCCGCTTTTGGAACCGTAGATGAAGTGATGGACCCCGAAATTCTAACAGATATTTTTGAAACGAAAATTGAAATTATCGATGGTCCGTATGGACCGATAGCGATCTATTAG